In Streptomyces sp. SID8374, one genomic interval encodes:
- a CDS encoding phosphatidylinositol-specific phospholipase C, which produces MSTTPDSPATSGLLSTRRGFLAGALAVSATAVIGAAPAVAATRKAVRGTQDWMGGLPDGTALQRLTIPGTHDSGARFGGPWSECQNTTIAQQLTSGVRFLDVRCRITGGSFAIHHGAAFQNMMFGDVLIACRDFLAERPSETVLMRVKQEYSSESDAAFRAVFDDYLDGRGWRSLFRLDPALPSLGQARGKVVLLADNGGLPGVRYGDPAVFDIQDDYMAEPFAKYPKIEAQFRKAAQQPGKFYMNYVSTAALMPPRWNADRLNPQVHSFLERSETAGWTGLGIVPLDYPNQRGGLVESLIRHNPVG; this is translated from the coding sequence ATGTCCACCACCCCTGACTCCCCGGCGACGTCAGGTCTCCTGAGCACGCGCCGCGGCTTCCTGGCCGGCGCCCTCGCCGTCTCCGCCACCGCCGTCATCGGGGCCGCCCCCGCCGTCGCCGCCACGCGAAAGGCGGTCCGGGGGACGCAGGACTGGATGGGCGGCCTGCCCGACGGCACGGCGCTCCAGCGGCTCACGATCCCGGGTACGCACGACTCGGGGGCGCGGTTCGGCGGGCCGTGGTCGGAGTGCCAGAACACCACGATCGCCCAGCAGTTGACCAGTGGGGTGCGCTTCCTGGACGTACGGTGTCGCATCACCGGGGGGTCGTTCGCGATCCATCACGGGGCCGCGTTCCAGAACATGATGTTCGGCGATGTCCTCATCGCCTGCCGGGACTTCCTCGCCGAGCGGCCCAGCGAGACCGTGCTGATGCGGGTGAAGCAGGAGTATTCGTCCGAGAGCGACGCCGCGTTCCGGGCGGTCTTCGACGACTACCTCGACGGGCGGGGGTGGCGGTCGCTGTTCCGGCTGGACCCGGCCCTGCCCTCGCTCGGGCAGGCGCGGGGCAAGGTGGTGCTGCTGGCCGACAACGGCGGGCTGCCCGGGGTGCGTTACGGCGATCCGGCCGTCTTCGACATCCAGGACGACTACATGGCGGAGCCGTTCGCCAAGTACCCGAAGATCGAGGCCCAGTTCCGCAAGGCGGCCCAGCAGCCGGGCAAGTTCTACATGAACTACGTCTCCACCGCCGCCCTGATGCCGCCCCGCTGGAACGCCGACCGCCTCAACCCGCAGGTGCACTCCTTCCTGGAGCGCTCCGAGACCGCCGGGTGGACCGGGCTCGGCATCGTCCCGCTGGACTACCCGAACCAGCGGGGCGGGCTGGTGGAGTCGCTGATCCGGCACAACCCGGTGGGGTGA